From the genome of Psychrilyobacter atlanticus DSM 19335, one region includes:
- a CDS encoding DMT family transporter codes for MKKRESSVKGYTMVFASTMFFYIMTLFVKLITKDGRIPSTEVTFFRFLIGFIMVNIGLMKTGYKIKMVNKKAVLGRGFFTALAILLFFMVIEYSTTTKANIYNLTYPIFVTIFGPLLLKDERWTVKNIIGVGIAFVGIFLISGLALGVVSWVDGLGLFMGFVAAIGIIALRKARITDSSSTILFYLMSIGMIMTLIPFGHQFKVPTSREGMLLLGMGVFSYLGQYTVTNGFKYVKALEGSLISSSRIFVAAICGILFLGEPFSTAIVGGGSLIFIGIVLVSVKGKEKKQLKIKKL; via the coding sequence ATGAAAAAGAGAGAGAGTAGTGTAAAGGGTTATACCATGGTGTTTGCTTCTACAATGTTTTTTTATATAATGACTTTATTTGTAAAGTTGATAACAAAGGATGGTAGGATACCCAGCACAGAGGTAACATTTTTTAGATTTTTAATCGGATTTATAATGGTAAATATCGGTCTTATGAAAACAGGATATAAAATTAAAATGGTAAATAAAAAAGCGGTATTGGGTAGAGGTTTTTTTACAGCCTTAGCAATATTATTATTTTTCATGGTGATAGAATATTCTACTACAACCAAGGCAAACATATATAATTTGACATACCCTATATTTGTCACGATATTTGGACCTCTTTTATTAAAAGATGAAAGGTGGACAGTAAAAAACATTATAGGAGTAGGCATAGCTTTTGTAGGAATATTCCTGATATCCGGATTGGCTCTGGGAGTTGTCAGCTGGGTAGATGGATTGGGATTATTTATGGGATTTGTAGCAGCAATTGGGATAATAGCCCTAAGAAAAGCTCGGATAACAGATAGTTCTAGTACGATTTTATTTTACCTGATGAGTATAGGGATGATTATGACCTTGATTCCATTTGGACATCAATTTAAGGTGCCGACTTCTAGAGAAGGGATGCTTTTATTGGGAATGGGAGTATTTTCATACCTAGGACAATATACTGTAACCAATGGATTTAAATATGTGAAAGCATTGGAGGGTAGTTTGATATCTTCTAGTAGAATATTTGTAGCTGCCATATGTGGAATCTTATTTTTAGGAGAACCATTCAGTACTGCTATAGTTGGCGGAGGAAGTCTGATATTTATAGGAATAGTATTGGTTAGTGTAAAGGGAAAAGAGAAAAAACAGTTAAAAATAAAAAAATTATAA
- a CDS encoding 3-deoxy-D-manno-octulosonic acid transferase: protein MIRTILYLPLGIGMIFSNKLRKFVKKRIFQKIDIEEKKDTIWIHCASVGEVNLAEPIINKFLDETQEKIILTMMTDTGMETARKKYVNETRVDLLFFPLDDYFCIKKILKRVVLKKLVIIETEIWPNLILLCSKKSEVVLINGRISDRSIGSYTKIKSLLRGIFFQIDTFIMQTEQDKERIISLGAPKARVFNYGNLKFNIELPEYEKKELDDLREKINEKGKKILVAGSTRDNEEEYLLEVFDKLDDYLLILVPRHIERTEDICQRLLEKYNYQRWTDIYKKEGSEGVEGIQEFSKRDTDIIIVDKIGELRKLYAIADIAYVGGTMVDVGGHSLLEPLFYRKPPIFGSFIQNVRSIAKEVVARKIGTQVEDVEGLYQAVKNYELENKNLRDNDERENKVGIENRIDKFFEENSHVVDLTFEKIMDDE, encoded by the coding sequence TTGATACGAACAATATTATATCTTCCTTTGGGGATAGGAATGATATTTTCCAATAAATTAAGAAAATTTGTAAAAAAAAGAATATTTCAAAAAATAGATATAGAAGAGAAGAAAGATACCATATGGATCCATTGTGCATCTGTAGGAGAAGTTAATCTAGCGGAACCTATAATAAATAAATTTTTAGATGAAACACAGGAAAAAATCATTTTGACTATGATGACAGATACCGGAATGGAAACAGCGAGAAAAAAATATGTAAATGAAACCAGGGTAGATCTTTTATTTTTTCCTTTAGATGATTATTTTTGTATAAAGAAAATTTTGAAAAGGGTAGTTTTAAAAAAATTAGTGATCATAGAGACGGAGATATGGCCGAACTTAATCCTCTTATGTTCTAAAAAATCAGAGGTAGTTTTGATAAATGGAAGGATATCAGATAGGAGTATAGGTTCATATACAAAAATAAAATCTTTACTGAGAGGGATATTTTTTCAGATAGATACATTTATCATGCAGACTGAACAGGACAAAGAGAGGATAATATCTCTGGGAGCTCCTAAGGCTAGAGTTTTTAACTATGGAAATCTAAAGTTTAATATTGAACTGCCGGAATATGAAAAAAAAGAATTGGATGATTTAAGGGAAAAAATAAATGAAAAAGGTAAAAAAATACTGGTAGCGGGAAGTACAAGGGATAATGAGGAGGAATATTTATTAGAAGTTTTTGATAAATTGGATGACTATCTTTTGATCTTAGTACCTAGACATATAGAGAGAACGGAAGATATATGCCAGAGGTTGCTGGAAAAATATAATTATCAAAGGTGGACGGATATTTATAAAAAAGAAGGCAGTGAAGGTGTAGAGGGAATTCAAGAATTCTCTAAAAGAGATACAGATATAATAATTGTAGATAAGATAGGTGAACTGCGTAAATTATATGCCATTGCAGATATAGCATATGTGGGAGGAACCATGGTAGATGTAGGAGGACATAGTCTGCTAGAACCATTATTTTACAGAAAGCCGCCTATTTTTGGATCTTTTATCCAAAATGTGAGAAGTATTGCAAAGGAAGTAGTGGCTAGAAAGATAGGTACCCAGGTAGAGGATGTAGAAGGTCTTTATCAGGCTGTTAAGAACTATGAATTAGAAAATAAAAACCTTAGAGATAATGATGAAAGAGAGAATAAAGTTGGTATAGAAAATAGGATAGATAAGTTTTTTGAAGAGAACAGTCATGTAGTGGATTTGACTTTTGAAAAGATAATGGATGATGAATAG